A DNA window from Cydia pomonella isolate Wapato2018A chromosome 18, ilCydPomo1, whole genome shotgun sequence contains the following coding sequences:
- the LOC133527620 gene encoding TM2 domain-containing protein almondex, whose protein sequence is MPRIAPMRISVRDCFILVLLVIFNTIHITDMANSNNMERSSKESKLKDTNDKGVSFSENEEYLKSCSGNTSDCSTLQYPCIECHRNNDCRYGSMDNYTCDVKPKVSCNGPKQFNRTAMCRYCYQTDKWEHRCEQKANCNSLASPLKFYATNCTVSDDVICIGKRRFLKKIRCSWTGGTRWGTALILALTLGGFGADRFYLGHWQEGIGKLFSFGGLGVWTLVDALLIGIHHLGPADGSVYI, encoded by the exons ATGCCGCGAATAGCACCTATGAGGATTAGTGTTAGGGATTGTTTTATCTTagttttattagttatttttaacacaatacATATTACTGATATGG CAAATAGTAATAACATGGAACGTTCAAGCAAAGAAAGTAAATTGAAGGATACCAATGATAAGGGAGTGAGCTTCAGTGAAAATGAAGAGTACTTAAAAAGTTGCTCAGGTAATACGTCCGATTGTTCGACGCTGCAGTACCCATGCATAGAGTGCCACCGGAACAACGACTGTCGATATGGCAGTATGGATAATTACACATGTGATGTCAAGCCCAAAGTATCTTGTAAT GGCCCAAAACAATTTAACCGGACTGCAATGTGTCGCTATTGCTACCAAACCGACAAATGGGAACACCGCTGTGAGCAGAAAGCTAACTGCAACTCTCTCGCCTCTCCTCTCAAGTTTTATGC GACCAATTGCACAGTCTCTGATGATGTAATCTGCATTGGAAAGAGAAGATTTTTAAAAAAGATTCGCTGTTCATGGACTGGAGGCACTCGCTGGGGTACAGCCCTTATTCTAGCTTTGACTCTTGGAGGGTTTGGAGCAGACCGGTTCTACCTTGGGCACTGGCAGGAGGGTATAGGGAAATTGTTCAGTTTTGGAGGCCTTGGAGTTTGGACTCTGGTTGATGCATTGCTTATTGGCATTCACCACTTAGGGCCAGCTGATGGCTCTGTGTATATTTAG
- the LOC133527615 gene encoding ATP-dependent DNA helicase 2 subunit 1 gives MDSDEEMDNVPSWRGVPGCIVLINVYDPSKYGTAKAAHAATCSLIRHNLRLANSNHIGVCLYGTEDSNSSAFGIKSVVDVCPLNTPSLEDFKKLRSIEINTLKQAKEFKMSDVLWHCSKMFANCKKLLSSRTVLILSRLDEPPIASDQKPTIKRVNDLVDSNIEVKFVNISQLDYKIDKFYENFLFEASKGKGVIIPKTVWECKDVEQLMHQQTDRHLAVAKLSFVIGDGLSIGVGVYNLSKTHQYQKTTALNRADNAILTSVTKTVKVTQRADNGEAMDVDGDGTVQMPLLKSELLHYQEYGGERVEFTDNEMKSLKNPFGPPMMKLLGFKPSHVLCKEKWFLKPCHFLFPNESIIEGSTVAFKALYQACLEMSMVAICVLCTRVNSRPKIVALSPCSNALGNDVEMGFDVIQLPFMENVREVPIIDDDEDHKVSSVDKSFMKDVLNTVKFYYHPNLFANPKTQSLMRAVEAVALEEDDVEPFEDTTKPKPKVFEDVKADLFEEIFGPFDPLATKRFGPSGSGPAAKKARLEGMDAEAILKHRLSNKEVQDYTVKELRELLKSKNTPAITGLKKNELVDLVYRCYADD, from the coding sequence ATGGATTCTGATGAAGAAATGGATAATGTACCATCGTGGCGAGGTGTACCTGGTTGCATAGTGCTCATCAATGTCTACGATCCTTCCAAATACGGCACAGCAAAGGCCGCACATGCGGCGACTTGTTCGCTGATCCGGCATAATCTGAGATTAGCAAACTCGAACCATATTGGTGTTTGTTTGTATGGCACAGAAGATTCGAACTCTTCCGCTTTTGGAATAAAAAGCGTCGTCGACGTTTGCCCATTGAACACTCCCTCGCTGGAAGACTTCAAGAAACTCCGTAGTATAGAAATCAACACGTTAAAGCAGGCAAAAGAATTTAAAATGTCAGATGTTTTGTGGCACTGCAGCAAAATGTTTGCAAACTGTAAGAAACTGCTTTCTTCCCGCACAGTTTTAATTCTGTCAAGGCTTGATGAACCACCAATAGCTTCTGATCAGAAACCAACTATCAAAAGAGTTAATGACTTAGTAGATTCCAATATTGAAGTAAAGTTTGTTAACATCTCCCAATTAGATTATAAAATAGACAAGTTCTATGAAAATTTCTTATTTGAAGCAAGTAAAGGGAAAGGTGTCATTATTCCAAAAACAGTTTGGGAGTGCAAAGATGTTGAGCAACTAATGCATCAACAAACAGACAGGCATCTTGCTGTTGCTAAGCTCAGCTTTGTTATTGGAGATGGGCTCTCAATTGGGGTAGGAGTTTATAACCTCAGTAAAACCCATCAGTACCAAAAAACTACAGCTTTAAATCGGGCAGACAATGCTATTTTAACAAGTGTCACAAAAACTGTAAAAGTTACTCAAAGAGCAGATAATGGTGAAGCTATGGATGTTGATGGTGATGGAACTGTTCAAATGCCATTGTTGAAATCAGAATTACTGCATTATCAGGAATATGGTGGAGAGAGAGTAGAATTCACTGACAATGAGATGAAGTCATTAAAGAATCCTTTTGGCCCACCTATGATGAAATTACTGGGGTTCAAACCATCACATGTTCTTTGCAAAGAGAAGTGGTTTTTAAAGCCTTGTCACTTCCTTTTCCCTAATGAAAGTATTATAGAAGGCTCTACTGTAGCATTTAAAGCTCTTTATCAAGCATGTTTAGAGATGTCCATGGTGGCTATTTGTGTACTATGCACCAGAGTCAATTCTAGGCCAAAGATTGTAGCACTGTCCCCATGTTCAAATGCCTTGGGTAATGATGTTGAAATGGGCTTTGATGTCATTCAGCTCCCATTCATGGAAAATGTAAGAGAAGTACCAAtcattgatgatgatgaagatcaCAAGGTCTCCAGTGTTGACAAGTCTTTTATGAAGGATGTATTAAACACAGTAAAGTTTTACTACCATCCCAATTTGTTTGCAAATCCGAAAACACAGTCTTTAATGCGAGCCGTGGAAGCTGTTGCACTGGAAGAGGATGATGTTGAACCATTTGAAGATACAACAAAGCCAAAGCCAAAAGTATTTGAAGATGTTAAAGCAGACTTATTTGAAGAAATCTTTGGGCCCTTTGATCCTTTAGCAACAAAAAGATTTGGACCTTCTGGCTCTGGACCTGCAGCAAAGAAAGCAAGGTTGGAGGGCATGGATGCAGAAGCCATATTGAAACATAGGTTAAGTAATAAAGAAGTGCAGGACTATACAGTTAAAGAATTAAGGGAACTATTGAAGTCTAAAAATACACCAGCCATAACTGGTTTGAAGAAAAATGAGCTTGTTGATTTAGTATATCGGTGTTATGCTGATGATTGA